In one Spirosoma rigui genomic region, the following are encoded:
- a CDS encoding outer membrane beta-barrel family protein, translating to MNYSLVFSAVITTNLLLGEVRGQQPAPVRPNVLRALGMQPDTTRPAVPTRPDTTQRNSADRLDTVGRETPELPAPLAQSATDSTEANPATGAAIGTLTGRLTAKQNGQSKPVEFASIGLFLARDSSSVTGGLTDEKGVFTINNVAPGVYYALVQSLGFAPKRLSGITISANKTSVNLGTVVLTETAKQLNEVVVQGQRQAYEYSLDRKIVNVDQLPIAQGGSAIDILQNVPSVTVDVDGSLSLRGSSNVIVLIDGKPSGLTGLDRQAVLDQIPASNIERVEIITNPSSRYDADGASGIINIILKKERAPGFNGTVQFNAGTRDKYNASVNLNARFKKLNLFGSYNFRDIRRFQYRISDRQNLFTDSTSFLSQRNDAVRRSVNNNLRLGFDYSLSARDNITVSALYRPRYSYDSEFEIFNTQDANRVSLGQTRRSTEETEPETGIDYTAGYRRTFEKKGRELTVDATLSTNRGTENQLFSNETTLPENLLTPNFLIGQQRASNARNNRVGVVQTDFVNPLKNKQRLETGLKYTYRQLGADYVFENLFSDSWVLNPNISNNFIYNEHTSAAYVNFGNEIKKFSYQAGLRTEYTSILTDQRTTSQRSKLDYIYLFPSAFVNYNLSDAQKVQVNYTRRINRPSVRSLNPFVDLSDPLNIRFGNPQLNPELINSLELSYLWNGKTTSINSSLFYRQTNNEITSYRTLRDDGITEQTSLNLNRSQNYGLEVVANQDITNWWKVNGTFTFFQRSIQGGANIPGVLTRTNRSWTGRLTTDLRPTRGTAIQLAVNYRSPFIVAQGTINSFFNIDIGVKQDVMNGRGTLNFRVSDIFNTLQFQSDSFGPNFLSTTLGKRESRIAFIGFSYRLSKKVIKTREREERESNESDESDFSN from the coding sequence ATGAACTATAGTCTCGTCTTTTCGGCCGTTATTACCACAAACCTATTGCTCGGTGAAGTCAGGGGGCAGCAGCCAGCGCCGGTCCGGCCCAACGTACTGCGTGCGCTGGGTATGCAGCCAGATACGACGCGTCCTGCAGTACCTACCCGGCCCGATACCACGCAACGTAACTCCGCCGATCGGCTCGACACCGTAGGCCGGGAGACTCCTGAACTACCCGCGCCCCTGGCCCAGTCGGCAACCGACAGTACCGAAGCGAACCCGGCAACCGGTGCCGCCATCGGCACGTTGACCGGGCGACTAACCGCCAAACAGAATGGCCAGAGTAAACCGGTCGAATTTGCGAGTATTGGCCTCTTTCTGGCCCGGGACTCGAGTTCCGTTACGGGTGGATTAACCGATGAGAAGGGCGTTTTCACCATCAATAACGTAGCTCCCGGTGTTTATTACGCGCTTGTTCAGAGCCTCGGGTTTGCGCCCAAACGACTGTCAGGTATTACCATCAGTGCGAATAAGACTTCAGTTAATCTGGGTACTGTTGTGCTGACTGAAACCGCAAAGCAGTTGAATGAAGTCGTTGTTCAGGGCCAGCGGCAGGCATACGAATATTCGCTGGATCGGAAAATAGTCAATGTCGATCAGCTACCGATTGCGCAGGGTGGGTCAGCTATCGATATTTTGCAGAATGTGCCGTCTGTAACGGTCGATGTTGACGGCTCCCTTAGTTTACGTGGCAGCAGCAACGTCATTGTCCTGATTGATGGTAAGCCGTCGGGGCTGACTGGTCTCGATCGGCAGGCTGTGCTTGACCAGATCCCGGCCAGCAACATAGAACGTGTTGAAATTATTACCAATCCCTCGTCCCGCTACGATGCCGATGGCGCATCGGGCATTATCAATATCATCCTGAAAAAAGAGCGGGCACCAGGTTTCAACGGAACCGTTCAGTTCAACGCAGGGACCCGCGATAAATACAATGCGTCGGTGAACCTGAATGCCCGGTTTAAAAAGCTTAATCTCTTCGGTAGTTATAACTTCCGGGATATTCGGCGTTTTCAGTACCGTATATCGGATCGGCAAAACCTGTTTACCGATTCTACCAGCTTTCTATCCCAGCGAAACGACGCCGTTCGTCGAAGTGTGAACAACAACCTGCGGCTCGGTTTCGATTATAGCCTGTCGGCCCGCGACAACATCACCGTGTCGGCTCTGTATCGTCCCCGGTACAGTTATGATTCCGAATTTGAAATCTTTAACACGCAGGATGCCAACCGGGTATCGTTGGGCCAGACCCGCCGGTCGACCGAAGAAACAGAGCCCGAAACGGGTATTGACTACACCGCTGGTTACCGCCGGACGTTCGAGAAAAAAGGCCGGGAGTTAACTGTTGATGCTACACTATCGACTAACCGGGGTACGGAAAATCAACTCTTTTCCAATGAAACGACTTTGCCCGAAAACCTGCTGACACCCAATTTTCTGATTGGTCAGCAGCGGGCCAGTAATGCCCGGAATAACCGGGTTGGGGTAGTGCAGACCGATTTTGTGAACCCGCTCAAAAATAAACAGCGGCTGGAAACGGGCCTGAAATACACGTATCGCCAGTTGGGTGCCGACTATGTGTTCGAGAACCTGTTTAGCGATAGCTGGGTGCTTAACCCCAATATCAGTAATAACTTTATCTACAATGAACACACCAGTGCCGCCTATGTCAATTTCGGGAATGAGATTAAGAAGTTCAGTTACCAGGCTGGTTTACGGACGGAATACACCAGTATTCTGACTGATCAGCGTACTACCAGCCAGCGAAGCAAACTCGACTATATCTACCTGTTTCCCAGCGCGTTCGTCAATTATAATCTGAGCGACGCCCAGAAAGTACAGGTCAACTACACCCGCCGGATCAACCGACCGTCGGTGCGTTCGCTCAATCCCTTCGTCGACCTGTCCGATCCGCTAAATATTCGCTTCGGTAATCCCCAGCTGAACCCGGAACTGATCAACTCCCTGGAGTTGAGTTACCTGTGGAATGGCAAGACGACGTCGATCAACTCGTCGCTGTTTTATCGGCAAACGAACAATGAAATAACCAGTTACCGCACCCTCCGCGACGATGGAATTACGGAGCAAACGTCGCTTAACCTGAACCGATCGCAAAATTACGGACTGGAAGTGGTGGCGAATCAGGACATCACCAACTGGTGGAAGGTCAATGGTACGTTCACTTTTTTCCAGCGTTCTATTCAGGGCGGAGCAAACATTCCCGGTGTTCTTACCCGGACCAACCGTAGCTGGACAGGTCGGCTCACTACCGATCTGCGTCCCACTCGCGGAACTGCCATTCAATTGGCCGTCAACTACCGGTCGCCGTTTATTGTAGCGCAGGGCACCATTAATAGTTTTTTCAACATCGATATTGGCGTAAAACAGGATGTGATGAACGGGCGGGGAACGCTTAATTTTCGGGTGAGTGACATTTTCAATACCCTTCAGTTTCAGAGCGACAGCTTCGGTCCCAACTTTTTGTCGACCACGCTGGGCAAACGCGAAAGCCGGATTGCCTTTATTGGATTCAGCTACCGGCTAAGCAAAAAAGTTATCAAAACCCGGGAACGGGAAGAACGCGAGTCGAATGAATCCGATGAGAGTGATTTCTCAAACTAG